A genomic window from Levilactobacillus yonginensis includes:
- a CDS encoding Rrf2 family transcriptional regulator: MKAKPSLEQALCIVALLGIQDRQIPLHSRLVAERLGISTSYLKKIVQKLAGADIVKTVSGRDGGIVLTRDPHKITLLDVFDAIEGANPFIRNTGLVKRVFGFDQKEAFMKTYALKDLKDQQPVANVLAVFGEAEQRYREQLATLTIGEILPITENQPLQLDWTKWLLHQSTE, translated from the coding sequence GTGAAAGCCAAGCCAAGTTTGGAGCAGGCGCTCTGTATCGTTGCGTTACTTGGGATTCAGGATCGCCAAATTCCCTTACATAGCCGTTTAGTTGCGGAGCGTCTGGGAATCTCCACTAGTTATTTGAAAAAAATCGTCCAGAAATTGGCCGGTGCCGACATCGTTAAAACGGTCTCCGGCCGGGACGGTGGAATTGTGTTAACTCGCGACCCCCACAAGATTACCTTACTAGACGTCTTTGACGCCATCGAAGGGGCCAACCCGTTCATTAGGAACACAGGATTAGTCAAACGTGTTTTTGGATTCGATCAAAAAGAAGCCTTTATGAAGACTTACGCGTTAAAAGACTTAAAGGATCAGCAACCGGTCGCCAACGTTCTTGCCGTGTTCGGTGAGGCTGAACAGCGCTACCGCGAGCAGTTAGCCACACTGACCATCGGCGAGATCTTGCCGATCACAGAGAACCAACCTCTGCAGCTCGATTGGACTAAGTGGCTCCTGCACCAATCAACAGAATAG
- a CDS encoding MMPL family transporter, which produces MNKHYIWNVIGWLVIVLLAVVTIPNMSKLVADKGQITVPSSYQSTRATNMQKQWGRSQRGTTAVVVVFSNGDSALTNAQNTQIENTIQRIKNHEDQYEIRSVTAASDSSTAASQLISKDKSTQLLQLNVHKSSSHSITKVRSEITNLAQTSGVKTYVTGADVLNQDFSDATQAGVQKTEIIAAIFIFLVLWLVFRSPVTPLFSLLTVGVSVITSISVVANLVDRFNFPFSNFTEVFIVIVLFGIGTDYNILLYNEFRERLAKGKDRYTATKEAIKIGGRTVLYSGLSVLIGMSVLGFANFSLYKSAVGIAVGVVVLLAVLLTLNPFFMVICGRKMFWPIKKFSGEGDSRLWHGMAKHAMIRPIITLIVTGIVFIPLALSSHGTLDFDNLVEIGDNVPAKQGFKVVQQHFSKGTAEPTTIYIQSDHKLDNEKSLLLIDRLTKQLQASDGVKTVASVTQPGGKVIKELYVRNQMSSVTSGLVKAQKGVDQVNKGLKSADNQLSKQNVSGTVQDANKLASGAKQVSTGTNQLQSAISQVSTGVNSLNSQVSSASGGKQAAQLAQLEAALPQLNNAIQQLNQQVSGNSASTSGVTSSLTTIKTSTQDIGKQLATLQSATANLPTMSTSTVASAFSSNGVPLSAEQKKVLAGLLQQQSTAQSALKSALSTALPKIKSDATSIGAADQSVASQLTNLQSSTNQLQTAVATLAQKSNVVLPGAQTALQAAGSQSSQLASATSQLSSAMFTINGKMPSLVSGANQVASGNQTMAEKLAAMSKQLTALRKGLGSATTGLTQVSGGVGTANTYLKGLQKSAATKTFYMPTKQLHGSSFKPALTTYMSPNRKLTKLTVVLNDDPSSAAAMARLPKLEKVVNGSLAGTSLSGAKIAFGGNTSQTNDINDMASSDFTRTVIIMLAGIFIALMVVTRSLVQPIVIEGILLVAYSGALTIVHWLVKPVLGADMLTWNTPFFTFVMLISLGVDYSIFLMRKYREFLHEPGATSDKMLRAATVIGTVVISAGIILSGTFAALIPSGVMTLIQIALAVIIGIILLVILLPIVMPAVMKITYPYPYSNMRDAPVNDTDSGQETPSRRRK; this is translated from the coding sequence ATGAATAAGCACTACATCTGGAACGTTATCGGCTGGCTGGTCATTGTCCTCTTGGCCGTCGTGACGATTCCCAACATGAGCAAATTGGTGGCTGATAAGGGACAGATTACGGTTCCCAGCAGCTATCAAAGTACGCGTGCAACCAATATGCAAAAGCAGTGGGGTCGTTCCCAACGCGGTACCACTGCCGTCGTGGTCGTTTTTAGCAATGGTGATTCTGCGTTAACCAATGCGCAGAACACCCAGATTGAGAACACGATTCAACGAATCAAGAACCACGAAGATCAGTATGAAATTCGGTCAGTGACCGCTGCGAGTGATAGTTCCACCGCTGCGTCACAACTGATTTCAAAGGATAAGAGTACCCAACTACTCCAACTGAACGTGCATAAATCGTCCAGCCATTCAATTACGAAGGTGCGCTCAGAAATTACTAACTTGGCCCAGACCAGTGGCGTAAAAACCTACGTCACCGGGGCTGACGTCTTGAACCAAGACTTCTCCGACGCCACGCAGGCCGGAGTCCAAAAGACCGAAATCATTGCTGCTATCTTCATTTTTCTAGTGTTGTGGTTGGTCTTCCGTTCGCCAGTTACCCCGTTATTCTCATTGTTGACCGTCGGGGTCTCCGTAATCACGTCAATTTCTGTGGTGGCTAACCTGGTTGACCGGTTCAACTTTCCGTTCTCCAACTTCACGGAAGTCTTCATCGTCATTGTGCTGTTTGGGATTGGGACCGACTACAATATCCTGCTTTATAATGAGTTCCGCGAGCGCTTAGCCAAAGGAAAAGATCGGTATACGGCCACGAAAGAAGCCATTAAAATTGGTGGTCGGACCGTTCTGTATTCCGGTCTATCCGTCTTAATCGGGATGAGTGTGCTGGGTTTTGCCAATTTTTCACTTTACAAGTCAGCGGTGGGTATTGCCGTTGGGGTCGTGGTGCTATTGGCCGTACTCCTGACGCTGAACCCATTCTTCATGGTTATCTGTGGTCGCAAGATGTTCTGGCCAATCAAGAAGTTCTCCGGTGAGGGTGACAGTCGTCTGTGGCACGGCATGGCCAAACACGCTATGATCCGGCCCATTATCACGTTGATTGTCACCGGCATCGTGTTTATTCCGTTAGCCCTGTCGTCTCACGGGACGTTGGACTTTGACAACTTGGTGGAAATTGGGGACAATGTTCCCGCCAAGCAAGGGTTTAAGGTGGTGCAACAGCATTTCTCCAAGGGAACTGCTGAACCAACCACCATTTATATTCAGAGTGATCATAAATTAGACAACGAAAAGTCCCTGCTCCTGATCGATCGGTTAACGAAGCAACTACAGGCTTCCGACGGAGTCAAGACGGTAGCTTCGGTGACGCAACCTGGTGGGAAGGTCATCAAAGAACTGTACGTCAGGAATCAAATGAGTTCAGTTACGAGTGGTTTAGTCAAAGCCCAAAAGGGTGTCGACCAGGTCAACAAGGGACTGAAGTCTGCTGATAACCAATTGAGCAAGCAAAATGTTTCGGGGACAGTTCAGGACGCTAATAAGTTGGCCAGTGGGGCTAAACAGGTCAGCACCGGAACGAACCAGTTACAGTCTGCTATCTCCCAAGTTTCAACTGGGGTCAATTCCTTGAACAGCCAAGTGTCTTCGGCGTCTGGTGGCAAACAGGCGGCCCAACTTGCTCAGCTGGAAGCGGCTTTGCCACAGCTGAACAACGCCATTCAACAATTAAACCAGCAAGTCTCAGGTAATTCGGCCAGCACCAGTGGGGTTACGAGTTCGCTGACGACTATCAAGACCAGCACTCAAGACATTGGCAAGCAACTGGCAACTCTGCAGAGTGCGACGGCTAATTTGCCAACCATGAGCACGAGTACGGTGGCCAGTGCCTTCAGTTCTAACGGGGTGCCACTGTCTGCAGAACAGAAGAAAGTATTAGCTGGGTTGCTGCAGCAGCAATCGACGGCGCAAAGTGCTTTGAAGTCAGCGTTGAGCACGGCTTTGCCAAAGATCAAGTCGGACGCCACGTCCATTGGCGCTGCGGATCAGAGTGTTGCTAGTCAGCTGACCAACCTGCAAAGTTCAACCAATCAACTACAGACCGCGGTGGCCACATTGGCGCAAAAATCGAACGTGGTCTTACCAGGGGCGCAAACAGCTTTACAAGCAGCTGGTTCACAGAGTAGTCAGCTAGCGAGTGCAACGAGTCAGTTGTCCAGTGCCATGTTTACCATCAACGGGAAGATGCCTTCGCTGGTTTCCGGGGCCAATCAAGTGGCCAGTGGGAACCAAACGATGGCGGAGAAGTTAGCTGCGATGAGTAAGCAATTGACGGCACTGCGCAAGGGCTTAGGTTCAGCAACGACTGGTTTGACGCAAGTCTCCGGTGGGGTCGGTACTGCTAACACCTACCTGAAAGGGTTGCAAAAGTCCGCTGCTACCAAGACGTTCTACATGCCAACGAAGCAGTTACATGGGAGTTCGTTTAAACCAGCACTAACGACTTATATGTCGCCTAACAGGAAGCTCACCAAGCTGACGGTGGTCCTAAATGATGATCCAAGTTCCGCTGCTGCGATGGCGCGGTTGCCGAAATTGGAAAAGGTCGTTAACGGGTCACTGGCCGGTACGAGTTTGAGTGGTGCCAAGATTGCCTTTGGGGGGAATACCTCACAGACCAACGACATCAACGACATGGCTTCCAGCGACTTTACGCGGACGGTTATTATCATGTTAGCCGGAATCTTTATCGCATTGATGGTGGTTACGCGCTCACTGGTTCAGCCAATTGTGATCGAAGGAATTCTGTTAGTCGCATACTCCGGGGCTTTGACCATTGTTCATTGGTTGGTCAAACCAGTTCTGGGCGCCGACATGTTGACGTGGAATACACCATTCTTCACGTTCGTCATGTTGATCTCACTGGGGGTTGATTACTCGATCTTCCTGATGCGAAAGTATCGTGAGTTCCTACATGAGCCGGGCGCAACCAGTGATAAGATGTTGCGGGCGGCCACGGTGATTGGGACGGTTGTCATTTCTGCAGGGATTATCCTGAGTGGGACGTTTGCTGCTCTGATTCCGTCTGGGGTCATGACGCTGATTCAGATTGCGTTAGCTGTCATCATTGGGATCATCTTGCTGGTCATCCTGTTACCAATCGTGATGCCAGCTGTCATGAAGATCACGTACCCGTATCCTTATTCCAATATGCGAGATGCGCCGGTCAATGACACTGATTCTGGACAAGAAACACCCTCACGACGGCGGAAGTGA
- a CDS encoding tRNA (adenine(22)-N(1))-methyltransferase TrmK, which yields MDADHLSVRLATVAKYVLPGSRIADIGTDHAYLPVNLAKRGVIAGGVAGEVVPGPFKNAQHEIEQTQLTDKITARLANGLKAMEPGDNIDTVVIAGMGGALITQILTQDFDRLAGVNRLILQPNVGEMTLRTFLMTHGFQLQTEEIVSEDGHDYEILVADRADHLEQYTEEQLRFGPYLLAAHNATFIAKWQRELSRTKEVLQQVQSAKAVPAAKVAELHTKISEIEEVLQRVGA from the coding sequence ATGGACGCAGATCATCTTTCGGTCCGGTTAGCTACCGTGGCCAAATACGTATTACCGGGGAGCCGCATCGCTGATATCGGCACGGATCACGCCTATTTACCCGTTAATTTAGCTAAGCGCGGCGTCATCGCCGGCGGGGTCGCTGGCGAGGTTGTACCCGGTCCCTTTAAGAATGCCCAACACGAAATTGAACAGACTCAGCTGACCGACAAGATTACCGCCCGGCTGGCAAACGGGTTAAAAGCCATGGAGCCCGGTGATAACATCGACACAGTCGTTATTGCGGGGATGGGTGGTGCGTTGATCACTCAAATTTTGACACAGGACTTCGACCGCTTGGCCGGGGTTAACCGGTTGATTTTACAACCTAACGTAGGGGAAATGACGCTCCGCACGTTCCTGATGACCCACGGTTTTCAGCTTCAAACAGAAGAAATCGTGAGTGAAGACGGTCACGATTATGAAATCCTGGTGGCTGACCGCGCCGACCATCTTGAGCAATATACTGAGGAACAACTGCGGTTCGGGCCGTACTTGTTGGCAGCCCACAATGCAACCTTCATTGCCAAATGGCAACGGGAGCTGAGTCGTACCAAAGAAGTGCTGCAACAGGTTCAATCGGCGAAGGCGGTTCCTGCAGCGAAGGTCGCAGAATTACACACGAAAATCAGTGAAATCGAGGAGGTCTTGCAACGTGTTGGTGCGTGA
- a CDS encoding Nif3-like dinuclear metal center hexameric protein, translating into MLVRELVDRFEKFAPKTWAEPGDPVGLQLGSLDAEVHKVLVTLDVRPEVVEEAIQVGADFIFAHHPMVFHPAKNLDLAVPQNQMYATLLKHDITVYGAHTNLDSAPGGMNDWLAAALDLQNVSGLVPSGGSTATPAITMGRVGDLAEPTTVMAFAEHCKAVFNVPGLRLISHTPNAEVKRVAVLGGSGGPFYQAAIDHGADVYVTGDISYHPGHDMIAAGLNVIDPGHHIESICKSHLTQLFQDWAAENQWPITVVASQLNTDPFTFI; encoded by the coding sequence GTGTTGGTGCGTGAGTTAGTTGATCGGTTTGAAAAGTTTGCTCCGAAGACGTGGGCGGAACCCGGTGATCCCGTTGGCCTGCAACTCGGTAGTCTTGACGCTGAAGTTCACAAGGTACTGGTCACCCTGGACGTCCGGCCTGAGGTGGTTGAAGAGGCGATTCAGGTGGGAGCGGACTTTATCTTTGCTCACCATCCCATGGTCTTCCATCCGGCAAAGAATTTGGACCTGGCTGTACCGCAGAATCAGATGTACGCGACGCTATTAAAACACGACATCACGGTCTACGGCGCGCATACCAACTTAGATAGTGCTCCAGGTGGCATGAACGATTGGCTGGCTGCAGCGCTTGACCTGCAAAATGTTAGTGGGTTGGTGCCCAGTGGCGGTAGCACCGCCACGCCGGCCATTACCATGGGTCGCGTGGGTGACCTTGCGGAACCGACAACGGTCATGGCGTTTGCTGAACACTGCAAGGCGGTTTTCAACGTCCCCGGATTGCGGCTGATCAGTCACACGCCCAACGCCGAGGTGAAGCGCGTTGCCGTCCTTGGTGGCAGTGGTGGCCCGTTCTATCAGGCAGCCATCGACCACGGAGCCGATGTTTACGTGACCGGGGATATCTCGTATCATCCTGGCCACGACATGATTGCGGCGGGATTGAATGTCATTGATCCCGGTCATCACATCGAAAGTATCTGTAAGTCACATCTGACTCAGCTCTTTCAGGACTGGGCGGCTGAAAACCAGTGGCCAATTACCGTGGTGGCCTCACAATTAAACACTGACCCGTTTACTTTTATTTAA
- the pepT gene encoding peptidase T yields the protein MAKYENLIPRFLKYVKINTRSDPSSTTVPSTPRLTAFAEGLVKDLAAIGLENVHINAQSAYVYATLPANTDKQVKKLGFISHFDTADFNSENIEPQIVENYDGKSVIKLDAAGKYTLDPAVFPNLKNYRGHTLITSDGSTLLGADDKSGVAEIMAAMEYLLAHPEIKHGEIEVGLGPDEEIGTGADNFDVADFGADIAYTVDGGPLGQLEYETFNAADAQVEVTGTNVHPAEAKGVMVNASQVAMDFHAALPEHDRPENTEGREGFFHLYSMNGTVDTAHLSYIIRDHDRAIFEDRKKLFQGVADQLNQQYGSDRVHVTIKDQYYNMREVIEKDMTVVDLAKEAMEDLNIKPLIFPVRGGTDGSKISFMGLPTPNLFAGGENMHGRFEYVSEQTMEQATDVVIKIAQLAEQQA from the coding sequence TTGGCAAAGTATGAAAACTTGATTCCCCGTTTCTTGAAATACGTCAAGATCAATACGCGGTCTGACCCTAGCTCGACCACGGTTCCCTCAACGCCCCGTTTGACGGCGTTCGCTGAGGGCCTGGTTAAGGATTTAGCGGCCATTGGGTTAGAGAATGTTCACATCAACGCGCAATCCGCTTACGTCTACGCGACCTTGCCGGCCAACACCGACAAGCAGGTCAAGAAGTTGGGGTTCATTTCCCACTTTGATACGGCTGATTTCAATAGTGAAAACATTGAGCCACAAATCGTTGAAAACTACGACGGCAAGTCTGTCATTAAGCTGGACGCTGCCGGGAAGTACACGCTAGATCCAGCCGTTTTCCCTAACCTGAAGAACTACCGGGGCCACACTCTGATTACGTCAGACGGGAGCACCTTGCTGGGAGCCGATGACAAGTCCGGGGTTGCTGAAATTATGGCGGCCATGGAATATCTGTTGGCTCATCCAGAAATCAAGCACGGCGAAATCGAAGTTGGCCTGGGACCCGATGAAGAGATCGGTACCGGTGCTGACAACTTTGACGTTGCTGACTTTGGGGCGGACATTGCGTACACCGTCGATGGTGGTCCGTTAGGTCAGTTGGAATACGAAACCTTTAACGCCGCCGATGCTCAGGTAGAAGTTACCGGGACGAACGTGCACCCGGCCGAAGCCAAGGGCGTCATGGTCAATGCTTCGCAGGTGGCCATGGATTTCCACGCCGCTTTGCCAGAACATGATCGGCCAGAAAACACCGAGGGTCGCGAGGGTTTCTTCCACCTGTACAGCATGAACGGGACCGTTGATACGGCTCATCTGAGTTACATCATTCGGGACCACGACCGGGCCATCTTCGAAGACCGGAAGAAACTGTTCCAAGGGGTTGCCGACCAGTTGAACCAACAATACGGTTCTGACCGGGTCCACGTCACCATTAAGGACCAGTACTACAACATGCGTGAAGTGATTGAGAAGGACATGACGGTGGTCGACCTGGCTAAGGAAGCTATGGAAGACTTGAATATTAAGCCACTGATTTTCCCTGTTCGTGGGGGCACTGATGGTTCTAAGATTTCCTTCATGGGCTTGCCCACGCCTAACCTGTTTGCCGGTGGTGAGAACATGCACGGCCGCTTCGAGTACGTTTCCGAACAAACTATGGAACAAGCAACCGACGTGGTGATCAAGATTGCGCAACTTGCAGAACAACAGGCTTAA
- the clpB gene encoding ATP-dependent chaperone ClpB — MNPDKMTEALTAALGEAQRIAMTRKHQAVTVAHLFKYLVQPGELGREILSNAGVDINALDSELDRELDGISTVSGSGVQYGQEFSRNLTDLLQKADSIRERYHDEFMAIDVVVIALMKLGGENLTDYLKSQGITEQMVRNAVDKLRGGERVTSKNQEDQYQALEKYGTDLVKAMRSGKIDPIIGRDDEILSVIRILSRKTKNNPVLIGEAGVGKTAIVEGLAQRIVRGDVPDNLKDKTIFSLDMGSLIAGAKYRGEFEERLKAVLKEVTKSDGQIIMFIDEIHNIVGAGKAEGSMDAGNLLKPMLARGELHLIGATTLDEYREYLEKDKALARRFQRVLVNEPSVDDTVTILRGLRERFEIHHGVKIHDNALIAAAKLSDRYLTDRFLPDKAIDLVDEASASIRVEMNSAPTELDQARRQLMRMQVEQTALKQETDDASKERLTELQKDLANTKEKVDQLSARWNQEKTAIKRVGDKKTELDTAKRDLENAEAQYDLNKAAELQHGTIPKLEKELAAMEQQEEHQQDWLVSESVTENEIAAVVSRMTGIPVTKLVQGEREKLLKLADRLHDRVVGQDQAVSAVADAVLRSRAGLQDPTKPLGSFLFLGPTGVGKTELAKALAANLFDSEDHMVRIDMSEYMEKESVSRLVGAAPGYVGYEEGGQLTEAVRRNPYTIVLFDEVEKAHPDVFNLLLQVLDDGRLTDSQGRTVDFKNTILIMTSNLGSDILLKGTDEQGNIQPEAQQQVAQLLQSHFRPEFLNRIDETIMFTPLTLADVQQIVIKLIGHLAMRLHEQSLDLTSTSAAQAWIAQKGYLPAFGARPLQRFITTHVETPLAKELIAGKIPADSLITIDVVDDQLTFTHQPQVKPAKD, encoded by the coding sequence ATGAATCCAGATAAAATGACGGAGGCCTTAACCGCGGCCTTAGGTGAGGCCCAACGCATTGCGATGACGCGTAAGCACCAAGCAGTCACGGTCGCCCATCTATTTAAATACTTGGTCCAACCCGGAGAACTTGGTCGTGAAATCTTATCTAACGCTGGTGTGGACATCAATGCCTTAGACAGTGAGTTAGATCGGGAATTGGATGGGATCAGTACCGTCTCCGGTAGTGGTGTCCAGTATGGCCAAGAATTTTCCCGTAACCTGACCGATCTCTTACAGAAAGCCGACAGCATTCGTGAACGCTACCACGATGAGTTTATGGCAATCGATGTTGTCGTTATTGCGCTGATGAAGCTGGGTGGTGAGAACCTGACGGATTACCTGAAGAGCCAGGGAATTACTGAACAGATGGTGCGCAACGCCGTGGATAAGTTACGAGGCGGCGAACGCGTCACCTCGAAGAACCAGGAAGATCAGTACCAGGCCCTGGAGAAGTACGGGACTGACCTGGTCAAGGCCATGCGCAGTGGGAAGATTGATCCCATCATTGGTCGGGATGACGAGATTCTTTCGGTGATTCGCATCCTCTCACGGAAGACTAAAAACAATCCTGTGTTGATCGGGGAAGCCGGAGTTGGTAAGACGGCGATCGTCGAAGGACTGGCCCAACGGATCGTGCGGGGGGATGTGCCCGACAACCTGAAGGATAAGACAATTTTTTCCCTGGATATGGGTTCACTGATTGCGGGTGCCAAGTACCGTGGAGAGTTTGAGGAACGGCTGAAAGCCGTCTTGAAGGAAGTCACCAAGAGTGACGGCCAGATCATCATGTTTATTGATGAGATTCATAACATTGTAGGGGCCGGTAAGGCCGAAGGTAGTATGGATGCTGGGAACCTCTTGAAGCCAATGCTGGCTCGGGGCGAACTGCATTTGATCGGGGCGACGACTTTAGACGAGTACCGCGAGTATTTGGAAAAGGACAAGGCCCTCGCGCGGCGGTTCCAGCGGGTACTGGTCAACGAACCCAGCGTTGACGATACCGTCACCATCTTACGGGGCTTGCGTGAACGCTTTGAAATTCACCACGGGGTCAAGATTCACGACAATGCGTTGATTGCGGCGGCTAAACTGTCCGACCGCTACTTGACGGACCGTTTTCTGCCCGATAAGGCAATTGACTTGGTCGACGAGGCCTCCGCTTCTATTCGGGTGGAAATGAATTCGGCCCCCACAGAACTGGATCAGGCTCGGCGACAATTGATGCGGATGCAGGTCGAACAGACCGCGCTGAAGCAAGAAACGGACGATGCTTCTAAGGAACGCCTGACCGAATTGCAGAAGGACCTCGCCAACACCAAGGAGAAGGTCGATCAGCTGAGTGCGCGGTGGAACCAAGAAAAGACGGCCATTAAGCGTGTCGGTGACAAGAAGACGGAGCTGGATACAGCTAAGCGGGACTTAGAGAATGCCGAGGCCCAGTACGACCTGAATAAGGCGGCTGAATTGCAACATGGGACGATTCCTAAGTTGGAAAAGGAATTGGCTGCCATGGAACAACAAGAAGAGCACCAGCAGGATTGGTTAGTTTCGGAATCCGTCACGGAAAATGAGATTGCCGCGGTAGTCAGTCGCATGACTGGCATCCCCGTCACCAAGCTGGTGCAGGGTGAACGGGAAAAACTATTGAAGCTCGCCGACCGGTTACATGACCGGGTCGTGGGTCAGGACCAAGCCGTTTCGGCAGTGGCTGATGCCGTTCTGCGTTCCCGAGCGGGGTTACAGGACCCGACGAAACCACTGGGTTCGTTCCTCTTCCTGGGGCCAACCGGGGTCGGGAAGACCGAACTAGCCAAAGCGTTAGCGGCGAACCTGTTTGATAGTGAAGATCACATGGTCCGTATTGATATGTCTGAATATATGGAAAAGGAATCCGTTTCACGGTTAGTCGGGGCCGCTCCCGGTTACGTGGGTTACGAGGAAGGTGGCCAACTGACCGAGGCCGTCCGGCGGAACCCGTACACCATCGTGTTGTTTGATGAAGTTGAGAAAGCTCATCCGGACGTCTTTAATCTGCTGCTCCAAGTCTTGGATGATGGCCGCTTGACCGATAGTCAGGGTCGGACCGTGGACTTCAAGAACACCATCTTGATCATGACTTCTAACCTGGGATCGGACATCCTGTTGAAAGGGACCGACGAGCAGGGTAACATTCAACCGGAGGCTCAGCAACAAGTGGCCCAGCTCTTACAGAGTCATTTCCGGCCAGAGTTCTTGAATCGAATCGATGAAACAATTATGTTTACGCCCCTGACGTTAGCCGACGTGCAACAAATTGTGATCAAATTGATCGGTCATCTGGCCATGCGGCTTCACGAACAGTCACTAGACTTAACCAGTACGTCAGCTGCTCAGGCCTGGATCGCCCAGAAGGGATACCTGCCAGCCTTTGGGGCACGACCACTACAACGTTTCATTACCACGCACGTGGAAACGCCACTGGCGAAAGAATTGATTGCGGGGAAGATTCCGGCAGATAGTCTGATTACCATTGATGTGGTGGACGACCAGTTGACGTTTACCCATCAGCCCCAAGTAAAACCGGCTAAGGATTAA